The following proteins are encoded in a genomic region of Primulina huaijiensis isolate GDHJ02 chromosome 3, ASM1229523v2, whole genome shotgun sequence:
- the LOC140972502 gene encoding uncharacterized protein, whose product MNRNEREEEHHENLRIEEPRRIPMLEYAQPSLDGARPSIVRPTVRANQFEIKPAIIQVIQNTVQFGGNALDDPNTHIADFLEICDTFKFNGVSDDAVTLRLFPFSLRDKAKSWLNCLPAGSITTWDDMAKAFLLKYFPPSKTLKLRADITTFSQFEQESLYEAWERYKDLLRRCPHHELPLGLVVQTFYYGLISSNRTMIDAAACGNLLRKTAEEGYELLEEMAASSYHPQSESNTQQRTAGIHQVTDFSAVTAQLEALNRKIDSMSVNGTAMRLQEIFCEKCGGEHYVKDCQDSGPFYVNEEAPVNQVGIQNRPKNDPYSNTYNPGWRQHPNFSWGGQGKQTRPQGGQQYSKQPMYRQET is encoded by the coding sequence ATGAATAGGAACGAACGTGAGGAGGAGCATCACGAAAATCTAAGGATCGAAGAGCCAAGGCGCATACCCATGCTTGAGTATGCACAACCGTCGCTTGACGGGGCACGTCCAAGCATAGTGCGCCCAACAGTCAGGGCAAACCAGTTTGAGATCAAGCCAGCAATAATTCAAGTGATCCAGAACACTGTCCAATTCGGGGGGAATGCGCTGGATGATCCGAACACTCACATCGCCGACTTCTTAGAAATTtgcgatacttttaaatttaatggagtttcaGATGATGCTGTTACACTACGTTTATTTCCATTCTCTTTGCGTGATAAAGCTAAATCTTGGTTGAATTGTTTACCTGCAGGTTCAATCACAACTTGGGATGATATGGCCAAGGCATTCCTCTTAAAGTACTTTCCCCCATCAAAAACCCTGAAGCTGCGAGCGGACATAACCACCTTCTCTCAATTTGAGCAGGAGTCACTCTACGAGGCGTGGGAGCGCTACAAAGACTTATTGCgaagatgcccacatcatgagTTACCTCTTGGGTTAGTGGTCCAAACTTTTTACTATGGTTTAATTTCATCTAACCGAACCATGATAGATGCTGCGGCCTGTGGAAATCTGTTGAGGAAAACGGCCGAGGAGGGGTATGAGTTACTAGAGGAGATGGCTGCTAGCAGCTATCATCCTCAATCTGAAAGTAACACTCAGCAAAGAACTGCAGGAATACACCAGGTAACTGACTTTTCAGCTGTCACTGCACAATTAGAAGCACTCAACAGGAAAATAGACAGCATGAGCGTAAACGGGACAGCGATGCGCCTAcaagagatattttgtgaaaaatgcggAGGGGAACACTATGTTAAAGACTGTCAAGACAGTGGTCCATTCTATGTAAACGAGGAGGCACCAGTGAATCAAGTGGGGATTCAAAACCGTCCGAAGAATGATCCTTATTCAAatacatataatcctggatggagacaacaccccaacttctcatggggtggCCAAGGCAAGCAGACGCGACCACAAGGAGGACAGCAGTATAGTAAGCAACCGATGTATCGACAGGAAACTTGA